One stretch of Thermococcus sp. 21S9 DNA includes these proteins:
- a CDS encoding TrpB-like pyridoxal phosphate-dependent enzyme → MKAVLPDSKIPKRWYNILPDLPEPLAPPLDPETDEPMRPEKLLRIFAEELVKQEMSTERYIEIPKKVRELYAKIGRPTPLFRATNLEKALGTPARIYFKYEGATVTGSHKINTALAQAYYAKEQGIERLVTETGAGQWGTALSLAGALLGLKVRVYMARASYFQKPYRKTIMRLYGAEIYPSPSDRTEIGRKFLSEDPNHPGGLGIAISEAIEDVLRDEKARYALGSVLNHVLMHQTVIGLEAIEQMKEFEEPDVIIGCVGGGSNFAGLAYPFVRDVLSGKNEYEFIAVEPKAAPSMTRGVYKYDFGDSGGYTPKMKMHTLGHTYYVPPIHAGGLRYHGLAPTLSVLINHGIVKPVAYHQNEVFQAAELFAKTEGIIPAPESAHAIKGVIDRALKAKEEGKEEVILFNLSGHGLLDLKGYEDYLDGKLEDYEPDYFPALGKPAE, encoded by the coding sequence ATGAAAGCCGTTCTGCCCGATTCGAAGATACCGAAGAGGTGGTACAACATACTGCCGGACCTCCCGGAGCCGTTAGCTCCGCCCCTCGACCCGGAAACCGACGAGCCGATGAGGCCGGAGAAGCTGTTGAGGATTTTCGCGGAGGAGCTGGTAAAGCAGGAAATGAGCACGGAAAGGTACATCGAGATTCCGAAGAAGGTCCGTGAGCTCTACGCCAAGATAGGTCGTCCAACACCGCTCTTCAGGGCGACGAACCTTGAAAAGGCCCTTGGCACGCCGGCGAGGATTTACTTCAAGTACGAGGGAGCAACGGTAACGGGGAGCCACAAAATAAACACCGCCCTGGCCCAGGCCTACTACGCGAAGGAGCAGGGAATAGAGAGGCTCGTTACCGAGACCGGAGCAGGTCAGTGGGGAACCGCCTTGAGCCTGGCCGGTGCCCTGCTCGGGTTAAAAGTTCGCGTTTACATGGCGCGCGCCAGCTACTTCCAGAAGCCCTACAGGAAGACGATAATGCGCCTCTACGGTGCCGAAATCTACCCCAGTCCAAGCGACAGGACGGAAATCGGGAGGAAGTTCCTGAGCGAGGACCCGAACCATCCCGGAGGCCTTGGAATAGCGATAAGCGAGGCGATTGAAGACGTTTTAAGGGACGAGAAGGCAAGATACGCCCTAGGGAGCGTTCTCAACCACGTGCTCATGCACCAGACTGTTATAGGGCTTGAGGCCATTGAACAGATGAAGGAGTTTGAAGAGCCCGATGTGATAATCGGATGCGTCGGCGGTGGAAGCAACTTCGCGGGACTGGCATACCCCTTCGTGAGGGACGTCCTGAGCGGTAAAAACGAATACGAGTTCATAGCGGTCGAGCCGAAAGCGGCTCCGAGCATGACGCGCGGGGTTTACAAATACGACTTCGGCGACTCCGGCGGTTACACTCCAAAGATGAAGATGCACACACTCGGCCACACCTACTACGTCCCGCCGATTCACGCTGGAGGACTTCGCTACCACGGCTTAGCCCCAACGCTGAGCGTTCTGATAAATCACGGCATCGTCAAGCCAGTCGCTTACCACCAGAACGAGGTCTTCCAGGCGGCGGAGCTGTTCGCGAAGACCGAGGGCATAATCCCAGCACCGGAGAGCGCCCACGCGATAAAGGGCGTCATAGACAGAGCTTTGAAAGCGAAGGAGGAAGGGAAGGAGGAGGTCATACTCTTCAACCTGAGCGGTCACGGTCTACTCGACCTGAAGGGCTACGAGGATTACCTGGACGGAAAACTCGAGGACTACGAACCGGACTACTTCCCGGCGCTTGGAAAACCCGCAGAATGA
- a CDS encoding 1,4-alpha-glucan branching protein translates to MRGYLTFVLHTHLPYVRKHGKWPFGEEWLYEAMSESYLPLLMEFERLRGSLNFQLVVNITPVLMEQLADDYVKAEFEKYLLRKIERTREDLESGKYPEKPVKEVLRHFERVYSYWKAINGDVIGKFRELQEEGYLEIITSPATHAYLPLLLRDESIRSQIANGIATYEKHFGRRPRGMWVSECAYRPSGEWELPGGRKVERKGIEKFLEEFGIKYFFVESNLIDNGPVSDSYGAPVPTGSLATLRPYWVKGSNVAVFGRNRETGHQVWSAHYGYPGDFHYREFHRKAERSGNQYWRVTGKDVDLGEKDFYDPEKALERVEEHARHFVSLVENLLARFEGETGEKGIIVAPYDTELFGHWWYEGVKWLGRVLELLAERGIKTTTLSAFLSKYSGERLEVELPEGSWGANADHSTWWNEETEWTWEEIYRAEERMVALASRFYGKDKLGDRAIEQLARELLILEASDWQFLITTGQAEAYAERRVLLHSRDFHRLANEVVKYFNTGEMDVSLLEELEERDNPFRPVVVAHYASDSPPELEEFVEPPKVPPEDESTSETPDENEVSARKRAEETGSGNSARENVVGISDAGEQREERAERFYASSLAFMKRRRPKVPLSKRIDTRLTKRVEKTKKKPGKPETEKKRAPKIKRLIDVKGIGPKTLARLNRAGIKTPEDLLRADLEELARKSGVSIKRLRRFVEQL, encoded by the coding sequence ATGAGGGGCTACCTGACGTTCGTCCTTCACACTCACCTACCCTACGTTAGAAAGCACGGCAAGTGGCCCTTCGGCGAGGAGTGGCTCTACGAGGCGATGAGCGAGAGTTACCTACCCCTGCTCATGGAGTTCGAGCGCTTGAGGGGCTCCCTCAACTTCCAGCTCGTCGTGAACATAACGCCCGTCCTGATGGAACAGCTGGCCGACGACTACGTCAAGGCCGAGTTCGAGAAGTATCTCTTGAGGAAAATCGAAAGAACCCGGGAAGACCTTGAATCTGGCAAATACCCCGAGAAGCCCGTTAAAGAAGTCCTCCGTCACTTCGAGCGCGTTTACTCCTACTGGAAGGCCATAAACGGCGACGTAATCGGCAAGTTCCGGGAGCTTCAGGAGGAGGGTTACCTTGAAATCATAACCTCCCCCGCGACGCACGCCTACCTGCCCCTTCTCCTGAGAGATGAGTCAATACGCTCCCAGATAGCCAACGGAATAGCAACCTACGAGAAGCACTTCGGAAGGAGACCTCGTGGAATGTGGGTTTCCGAGTGCGCCTACCGGCCTTCCGGCGAGTGGGAGCTCCCGGGCGGAAGAAAGGTCGAGAGGAAGGGGATAGAGAAGTTCCTCGAGGAGTTTGGAATCAAGTACTTCTTCGTCGAGAGCAACCTCATTGACAACGGACCGGTGAGCGACTCCTATGGCGCCCCGGTTCCTACCGGTTCTCTCGCGACGCTCAGGCCCTACTGGGTTAAGGGGTCAAACGTTGCGGTCTTCGGCAGGAACCGCGAGACGGGACATCAGGTCTGGAGCGCCCACTACGGCTACCCCGGCGACTTCCATTACCGGGAGTTCCACAGGAAGGCCGAGCGGAGCGGTAACCAGTACTGGCGCGTAACAGGTAAAGACGTTGATTTGGGTGAGAAGGACTTCTACGACCCCGAGAAGGCCCTTGAGCGGGTTGAAGAGCACGCGAGGCACTTCGTTTCCCTCGTCGAGAACCTGCTCGCGAGGTTCGAGGGGGAAACCGGTGAGAAGGGGATAATCGTTGCCCCCTACGACACCGAGCTCTTCGGCCACTGGTGGTACGAGGGTGTTAAGTGGCTTGGCAGGGTTCTTGAGCTTCTTGCTGAGAGGGGAATCAAAACGACGACGCTTTCGGCCTTTCTCTCAAAATACTCTGGAGAGAGGCTTGAGGTTGAACTTCCCGAGGGCTCGTGGGGCGCCAACGCGGACCATTCAACGTGGTGGAACGAGGAAACCGAGTGGACGTGGGAGGAAATCTACCGCGCGGAGGAGCGTATGGTCGCGCTGGCGAGCCGTTTTTACGGGAAGGATAAGCTCGGCGACAGGGCGATAGAACAGCTCGCGAGGGAGCTTCTAATCCTTGAAGCGAGCGACTGGCAGTTCCTCATAACGACGGGCCAGGCGGAGGCCTACGCCGAGAGGCGCGTTCTGCTCCACAGCAGGGACTTCCACAGGCTCGCCAACGAGGTCGTCAAATACTTCAACACCGGCGAGATGGACGTTTCACTCCTCGAGGAGCTTGAGGAGCGCGACAACCCCTTCAGGCCGGTGGTAGTTGCTCACTACGCCAGCGACAGCCCTCCAGAACTGGAGGAGTTCGTTGAGCCACCGAAGGTTCCGCCTGAGGATGAGTCCACCTCAGAAACTCCAGATGAGAATGAAGTTTCTGCCAGGAAACGTGCTGAAGAGACAGGGAGCGGAAACAGTGCCCGAGAAAATGTCGTTGGAATTTCAGATGCCGGAGAACAGAGGGAAGAACGGGCAGAGAGGTTCTACGCGAGTTCGCTCGCCTTCATGAAGAGGAGGAGGCCGAAGGTTCCCCTCTCGAAGAGGATTGACACGAGGCTGACGAAGAGGGTAGAGAAAACTAAAAAGAAGCCCGGGAAGCCAGAAACCGAGAAGAAACGCGCGCCGAAGATTAAACGTCTCATAGACGTCAAGGGCATAGGGCCCAAAACCCTCGCGAGGCTTAACAGGGCCGGGATAAAGACGCCCGAAGATTTACTTCGCGCGGACCTTGAGGAGCTCGCGAGGAAGAGCGGGGTTTCAATAAAAAGGTTGAGAAGGTTCGTGGAGCAACTTTAG
- the nikR gene encoding nickel-responsive transcriptional regulator NikR produces the protein MKVVRFGVSVPEELLEKFDRIIEEKGYVNRSEAIRDLMRDFIIRHEWETGDTEVAGTITMLYNHDEADVVKELLDLQHEYLEEIVSSIHVHMDEHNCLEVVIVKGKASRIKEIADRLLSLKGVKHGKLVMTGTGKELV, from the coding sequence ATGAAGGTGGTTCGTTTCGGCGTCTCCGTACCCGAGGAGTTGCTCGAAAAGTTCGACAGGATAATCGAGGAGAAGGGCTACGTCAACAGGAGCGAGGCGATAAGGGACCTCATGAGGGACTTCATAATCAGGCACGAGTGGGAGACCGGCGATACCGAAGTCGCGGGGACGATAACGATGCTCTACAACCACGACGAGGCGGACGTCGTCAAGGAACTCCTCGACCTGCAACACGAGTACCTTGAAGAAATCGTCTCCAGCATTCACGTCCACATGGACGAGCACAACTGCCTCGAGGTCGTCATCGTCAAGGGAAAGGCGAGCAGGATAAAAGAGATAGCGGACAGGCTACTGAGCCTCAAGGGAGTGAAGCACGGCAAGCTCGTCATGACCGGAACCGGGAAGGAGCTGGTTTAA
- a CDS encoding sodium-dependent transporter: MEQQRDQWATKIGLILAMAGNAVGLGNFVRFPTQVAQNGGGAFMVPYFIALFFLGIPVMWIEWVAGRYGGKYGHGTLGPTYYLMARESVKPRSALWWGVISGMLAFSLTLLLNSYYLHLIGWSAAYSWFSITGAYFGKNTGDFFVQYLSNHTEVMFFWGITVILLAIAVGQGVSKGIERWVKIMMPLLYVFAIIMVGYIFVLGSPVDPNWSTIDGFKFIWSPNWAYLKEHFAAVMLAATGQIFFTLSLGMGIIQNYASYLGPKDDVALSGIATVSLNEFAEVVLGGSIAIPLATAYAPKIVPPDVLAKGKTEVLSWIGHKFGLGFSYTSLPNAFVSMGDAGRIFGALWFLLLWFAGFTSAIAMYNYVVALLEEDLGIKRKVGTWVTFIIYLIAGLPVIYISGYMDQVDAWVSFQLTLLALFDIIVAVYLFKPDNFWKELHEGAWMKVPEWYKPIILYIAPILLLIPLFGMAKSLIGTTLEWPARIAIIIMWALGFIESYYSIKKKYGEELEKNEVIIKV; encoded by the coding sequence GTGGAGCAGCAGAGGGACCAATGGGCGACCAAGATTGGTTTAATTTTGGCCATGGCTGGAAACGCGGTCGGCCTTGGTAACTTCGTAAGGTTCCCAACCCAGGTCGCCCAGAACGGTGGCGGCGCCTTCATGGTGCCGTATTTCATAGCGCTGTTCTTCCTCGGTATCCCAGTGATGTGGATTGAGTGGGTGGCAGGTCGTTACGGTGGCAAGTATGGCCACGGTACCCTCGGACCAACTTACTACCTCATGGCAAGGGAGAGCGTCAAGCCGAGAAGCGCCCTCTGGTGGGGCGTCATAAGCGGTATGCTCGCGTTCTCGCTGACCCTGCTCCTGAACAGCTACTACCTGCACCTCATCGGCTGGTCAGCGGCCTACTCCTGGTTCAGCATAACCGGAGCGTACTTTGGTAAGAACACTGGTGACTTCTTCGTCCAGTACCTCAGCAACCACACGGAGGTCATGTTCTTCTGGGGCATCACCGTGATTCTCCTGGCGATAGCTGTCGGCCAGGGTGTCAGCAAGGGTATCGAGAGATGGGTCAAGATAATGATGCCACTCCTGTACGTCTTCGCCATCATAATGGTCGGATACATATTCGTTCTCGGTTCGCCGGTCGACCCGAACTGGAGCACCATAGACGGCTTCAAGTTCATCTGGAGCCCGAACTGGGCTTACCTGAAGGAGCACTTCGCGGCGGTCATGCTCGCTGCGACGGGACAAATCTTCTTCACCCTCTCTCTGGGTATGGGTATCATCCAGAACTACGCCAGCTACCTTGGCCCCAAGGATGACGTCGCCCTCTCGGGTATAGCCACCGTCTCACTCAACGAGTTCGCCGAGGTTGTCCTCGGTGGTTCAATAGCCATACCCCTCGCCACCGCCTACGCCCCGAAGATTGTCCCGCCCGACGTCCTTGCAAAGGGCAAGACCGAGGTGCTCTCCTGGATTGGACACAAGTTCGGACTTGGATTCTCATATACGAGCCTGCCAAACGCCTTCGTCAGCATGGGTGACGCAGGAAGAATCTTCGGTGCACTCTGGTTCCTCCTGCTCTGGTTCGCAGGATTCACGTCGGCAATAGCCATGTACAACTACGTCGTCGCACTGCTCGAAGAGGACCTTGGCATAAAGAGGAAGGTCGGAACCTGGGTCACCTTCATAATCTACCTCATCGCAGGACTGCCCGTCATTTACATCAGCGGTTACATGGACCAGGTCGACGCCTGGGTAAGCTTCCAGCTGACCCTGCTGGCTCTGTTTGACATCATCGTTGCAGTGTACCTCTTCAAGCCCGACAACTTCTGGAAGGAGCTCCACGAGGGAGCCTGGATGAAGGTTCCAGAGTGGTACAAGCCAATAATCCTCTACATCGCACCAATACTCCTCCTGATACCGCTGTTCGGAATGGCCAAGAGCCTCATTGGAACCACCCTTGAGTGGCCGGCAAGGATTGCAATAATCATCATGTGGGCCCTTGGATTCATCGAGAGCTACTACTCCATCAAGAAGAAGTACGGCGAGGAGCTCGAGAAGAACGAGGTTATCATAAAGGTCTGA
- the gdhA gene encoding glutamate dehydrogenase: MVEIDPFEMAVKQLERAAQFMDISEEALEFLKKPMRILEVSIPLEMDDGSVKVFTGFRVQYNWARGPTKGGIRWHPAETLSTVKALAAWMTWKTAVVDLPYGGGKGGIIVNPKELSDREKERLARGYIRAIYDIISPYTDIPAPDVYTNPQIMAWMMDEYEAISRRKVPSFGIITGKPPGVGGIVARMDATARGASYTVREAAKAVGWDDLKGKTIAIQGYGNAGYYMAKIMSEEYGMKVVAVSDSKGGIYNPDGLNADEVLKWKREHGSVKDFPGAQNITNEELLELEVDVLAPSAIEGVITKDNADKIKAKIVAELANGPTTPEADEILYEKGVLVIPDFLCNAGGVTVSYFEWVQNITGDYWDVETTRAKLDKKMTKAFWDVYNTHKDKSINMRDAAYVVAVQRVYDAMKWRGWVKK; this comes from the coding sequence ATGGTCGAGATTGACCCGTTTGAGATGGCCGTTAAGCAGCTCGAAAGGGCTGCCCAGTTTATGGACATAAGTGAAGAGGCCCTTGAGTTCCTCAAGAAGCCCATGAGGATTCTGGAAGTTAGCATTCCCCTTGAGATGGACGACGGTTCTGTCAAGGTCTTCACCGGTTTCCGTGTTCAGTACAACTGGGCTCGCGGTCCGACCAAGGGTGGTATAAGGTGGCACCCGGCTGAGACCCTTAGCACCGTTAAGGCCCTCGCCGCCTGGATGACCTGGAAGACCGCCGTCGTTGACCTCCCGTACGGTGGCGGTAAGGGTGGTATCATCGTCAACCCGAAGGAGCTCTCCGACAGGGAGAAGGAGAGGCTCGCCCGCGGTTACATAAGGGCCATTTACGACATCATCAGCCCCTACACCGACATTCCGGCTCCTGACGTTTACACCAACCCTCAGATTATGGCCTGGATGATGGACGAGTACGAGGCCATCAGCAGGAGGAAGGTTCCGAGCTTCGGAATCATCACCGGTAAGCCACCCGGAGTCGGCGGTATCGTCGCGAGGATGGACGCTACCGCGAGGGGTGCCAGCTACACCGTCCGCGAGGCCGCGAAGGCCGTCGGCTGGGACGACCTCAAGGGCAAGACCATCGCCATCCAGGGCTACGGTAACGCTGGTTACTACATGGCCAAGATAATGAGCGAGGAGTACGGCATGAAGGTCGTCGCCGTCAGCGACAGCAAGGGCGGTATCTACAACCCGGACGGACTCAACGCCGACGAGGTTCTCAAGTGGAAGAGGGAGCACGGCTCAGTTAAGGACTTCCCAGGAGCCCAGAACATCACCAACGAGGAGCTCCTTGAGCTTGAGGTCGACGTCCTCGCCCCGAGCGCCATCGAGGGCGTCATCACCAAGGACAACGCCGACAAGATTAAGGCCAAGATTGTCGCCGAGCTCGCCAACGGTCCGACCACCCCGGAGGCCGACGAGATACTCTACGAGAAGGGCGTCCTCGTCATACCGGACTTCCTCTGTAACGCCGGTGGTGTCACCGTCAGCTACTTCGAGTGGGTCCAGAACATAACCGGCGACTACTGGGACGTCGAGACCACCAGGGCCAAGCTCGACAAGAAGATGACCAAGGCCTTCTGGGACGTTTACAACACCCACAAGGACAAGAGCATCAACATGAGGGACGCGGCCTACGTCGTCGCCGTCCAGAGGGTCTACGACGCCATGAAGTGGCGCGGATGGGTCAAGAAGTGA
- the rqcH gene encoding ribosome rescue protein RqcH, with translation MKEEMSSVDIRYVVRELQWLVGSRVDKVYHDGDEIRIKLRTKEGRADLILQAGKRFHLTSYVKEAPKQPSSFTMLLRKHLSGGFIDAIEQHQFDRIVKIRVGDYTLIGELFRRGNIVLVDSENRIVAALRYEEYKDRAIKPKAEYKFPPARENPLEVSFERFLELVRENEELELVRALARKLNMGGMYAEEISIRAGFEKTTPVKELSDEDLRKVYEAMMRTFNDEPRPNIVYKDGNMHDVVPIELKIYEGLEKKYFPTFSEALDEYFGKLTIEKAKIERTRKLENKKRQLLATLRKQEEMLKGFERAMNENQEIGDLIYANYALIERLLDEFRKATEKLGWEEFKRRIEAGKKEGNRVALMVKAIDPKEKAVTIELEGKKVKLYLNKSIGENAELYYEKAKKFKHKYEGALKAYEDTKRKLDEVEKLIEEEMKKELNVKKIERRKKKWFEKFRWFVSSEGFLVLAGKDAGTNEVLIKRHMTENDLYCHADVYGAPHVVIKDGQKAGEKTIFEACQFAVSMSRAWSQGLYGADAYWAYPNQVTKQAPSGEYLGKGAFMVYGKRNWLRGLPLKLAVGVINYEGEDYVVCAPVDAIKAHTNRYIVIRPGRLKKGELVKKIRGILEKWGYKVREEDLNAILPPGGGEIVEVVG, from the coding sequence ATGAAGGAAGAGATGAGTAGTGTTGATATTCGCTACGTTGTGCGGGAACTCCAGTGGCTCGTTGGCTCTCGCGTGGACAAGGTTTACCACGACGGCGACGAGATAAGGATTAAGCTCCGCACGAAGGAGGGGAGAGCTGATTTAATCCTCCAGGCAGGAAAGAGGTTCCATCTCACGAGCTACGTCAAGGAGGCGCCGAAACAGCCTTCAAGCTTCACGATGCTTCTCAGAAAGCACCTGAGCGGAGGGTTCATCGACGCGATAGAGCAACATCAGTTCGACAGGATTGTAAAGATTAGGGTTGGCGACTACACGCTCATCGGCGAGCTCTTCAGGAGGGGCAACATCGTTCTGGTTGATTCCGAGAACCGGATTGTTGCCGCTTTGAGGTACGAGGAGTACAAGGACAGGGCGATAAAGCCCAAGGCAGAATACAAGTTCCCACCAGCCCGTGAGAACCCGCTGGAGGTCAGCTTCGAGCGCTTCCTTGAGCTTGTGCGGGAGAACGAGGAGCTTGAGCTCGTCAGGGCCTTAGCGAGGAAGCTCAACATGGGCGGGATGTACGCGGAGGAGATTTCAATAAGGGCCGGCTTCGAGAAGACGACGCCGGTGAAAGAGCTGAGTGATGAGGATTTGAGGAAGGTCTACGAGGCGATGATGAGAACTTTCAACGACGAGCCGAGGCCGAACATCGTCTACAAGGACGGCAACATGCACGACGTCGTTCCAATCGAGCTGAAAATCTACGAGGGGCTTGAAAAGAAGTACTTCCCCACCTTCAGCGAGGCCCTCGACGAGTACTTCGGTAAGCTCACAATCGAGAAGGCCAAAATCGAGAGGACGAGAAAGCTCGAAAACAAGAAGAGACAGTTGCTGGCGACGCTGAGGAAGCAGGAGGAGATGCTGAAGGGCTTCGAGAGGGCCATGAACGAGAACCAGGAGATAGGGGATTTAATCTACGCGAACTACGCCCTCATAGAGAGGCTTTTGGACGAGTTCAGGAAGGCAACGGAAAAGCTCGGCTGGGAGGAGTTCAAAAGGAGAATAGAGGCGGGCAAAAAAGAGGGCAACAGAGTTGCGCTCATGGTGAAGGCCATTGACCCGAAGGAGAAAGCCGTAACGATTGAGCTGGAAGGAAAGAAGGTCAAGCTCTACCTCAACAAAAGCATAGGCGAGAACGCCGAGCTCTACTACGAGAAGGCCAAGAAGTTCAAGCACAAGTACGAGGGAGCGCTCAAAGCCTACGAGGACACGAAGCGCAAGCTCGACGAGGTCGAGAAGCTCATCGAGGAGGAGATGAAGAAGGAACTTAACGTCAAGAAAATCGAGAGGAGAAAGAAGAAGTGGTTCGAGAAGTTCCGCTGGTTCGTTTCGAGCGAGGGCTTTCTTGTCTTGGCGGGAAAAGATGCAGGAACGAACGAGGTTCTCATAAAGAGGCACATGACCGAGAACGACCTCTACTGCCACGCCGACGTTTACGGCGCTCCCCACGTCGTCATCAAGGACGGGCAAAAGGCTGGAGAGAAGACCATCTTTGAGGCCTGCCAGTTCGCGGTTTCGATGAGCAGAGCGTGGAGTCAGGGGCTGTATGGAGCGGACGCCTACTGGGCCTATCCAAATCAGGTGACGAAGCAAGCTCCCAGCGGTGAGTACCTCGGCAAGGGCGCCTTCATGGTCTACGGGAAGAGGAACTGGCTTCGCGGGCTTCCGCTGAAGTTAGCCGTCGGCGTGATAAACTACGAAGGGGAAGACTACGTCGTCTGCGCGCCCGTTGACGCGATTAAGGCCCACACGAACAGGTACATCGTCATAAGACCCGGCAGGCTCAAGAAGGGCGAGCTCGTCAAGAAGATTCGCGGAATCCTTGAGAAGTGGGGCTACAAGGTTCGTGAGGAGGATTTGAACGCGATTCTGCCTCCGGGAGGTGGAGAAATAGTGGAGGTGGTGGGTTAA
- a CDS encoding alpha-glucosidase → MKSKDILLDTAEVLESTLDRIDRLTVLTEKEKARVKEKIREAVENFKKLAEEAEKDNVELAEFFYKKAKEFKLMSTDKAIEKEGKKNYLKMADKILLYSRSAEYDFKPEKLAELKKAYRKYLFGMTAYFILSGFYLNQFLAITALILAVPIILSMLSLQRRGHLGLLLAYSAMPIPIVTGMSAISYGLKALASPEKIAEIMQKTHWSAGTVKAYLAFLVLLAAVELYLIGSAIVGLYKHRHAFL, encoded by the coding sequence GTGAAGAGCAAGGATATTCTGCTCGACACAGCGGAGGTTCTTGAATCCACCCTCGATAGAATAGACAGGCTCACAGTTCTCACGGAGAAGGAGAAGGCCAGAGTGAAGGAGAAAATCAGGGAGGCCGTGGAGAACTTCAAGAAACTCGCAGAGGAAGCCGAGAAGGACAACGTTGAACTCGCGGAGTTCTTCTACAAGAAGGCTAAGGAATTCAAGCTCATGAGCACCGACAAGGCAATAGAAAAGGAGGGCAAGAAGAACTACCTGAAGATGGCCGACAAGATTCTCCTATACTCACGCTCCGCGGAGTACGACTTTAAGCCGGAAAAGCTGGCGGAGCTCAAAAAGGCTTACAGGAAATACCTCTTTGGAATGACGGCGTATTTTATACTCAGCGGATTCTACCTCAACCAGTTCCTGGCCATAACGGCCCTGATTCTTGCGGTCCCGATTATACTCTCAATGCTATCCCTCCAGAGGAGGGGCCACCTCGGGCTTCTGCTGGCGTATTCGGCGATGCCAATTCCGATTGTAACGGGAATGAGCGCCATTTCATACGGCCTGAAGGCACTTGCAAGCCCAGAAAAAATAGCAGAGATTATGCAGAAGACCCACTGGAGCGCAGGAACCGTTAAGGCATACCTGGCATTTCTCGTCCTCCTCGCGGCGGTCGAGCTCTACCTCATCGGAAGCGCCATCGTTGGCCTCTACAAGCACAGGCACGCGTTCCTCTAA
- a CDS encoding TIGR00341 family protein — MLKVEVTCGLDEREKLEETLKKWGVPFYTEEVKANGKSALKVTAFAPDFVINDLVDELVKVVDMRKGHASIIWSQVSGRSVRYSSAVRSLERFRGRWSIADIEGLIESANSQARVDPIQLTLGAVASMVALFGLIGNNIVMIISAMLLSPILGPLYGFSLNVVMGRGRDALTAVSSILKLLTVIFTSALLVSLLLRLFDLMPAEPTREILIRGDSGVVYILLAVLLGYAGVVAIVSRIPEILAGVSIAAALVPPTTVVGISLAMGWWGIFFGSLRLTVENVLGLLIGSLLGLYILNVSPRSYYEKRSAKLYTRRTVAVLGIMLLFLVLLEIIK; from the coding sequence GTGCTGAAGGTCGAGGTCACCTGCGGGCTTGACGAGCGGGAAAAGCTTGAGGAGACCCTGAAAAAGTGGGGCGTTCCCTTCTACACCGAGGAAGTGAAGGCCAATGGGAAGAGCGCCCTCAAGGTCACGGCCTTCGCTCCCGACTTCGTGATAAACGACCTCGTTGACGAGCTCGTTAAGGTCGTTGACATGAGGAAGGGCCACGCCTCGATAATCTGGTCGCAGGTCAGCGGGCGGTCGGTGCGCTACTCCTCCGCCGTCAGGTCCCTTGAAAGGTTCCGGGGCAGGTGGAGTATCGCCGACATCGAGGGCCTCATCGAGAGCGCCAACTCCCAGGCAAGGGTTGACCCGATTCAGCTGACCCTCGGGGCCGTTGCCTCCATGGTTGCCCTCTTCGGCCTGATTGGCAACAACATCGTCATGATTATCTCGGCGATGCTCCTCTCGCCAATACTCGGCCCCCTCTATGGCTTCTCGCTCAACGTCGTCATGGGGCGCGGAAGAGACGCCCTCACCGCCGTCTCCTCGATTCTCAAGCTCCTGACGGTTATATTCACCTCCGCCCTCCTTGTCTCACTCCTCCTGAGGCTCTTCGACCTCATGCCGGCCGAGCCGACGAGGGAAATCCTCATCAGAGGAGATTCAGGGGTCGTCTACATCCTCCTCGCGGTTCTCCTTGGCTACGCTGGCGTGGTGGCGATAGTGAGCAGAATCCCGGAGATTCTTGCGGGAGTCTCGATAGCGGCCGCCCTCGTGCCCCCGACAACCGTTGTGGGAATCTCGCTCGCGATGGGATGGTGGGGCATCTTCTTCGGCTCGCTCCGCCTCACCGTCGAGAACGTCCTCGGCCTGCTCATAGGTTCCCTACTCGGCCTATACATCCTCAACGTTTCGCCGAGGAGCTACTACGAGAAGCGGTCCGCGAAGCTCTACACGAGGAGGACAGTTGCCGTTCTGGGTATTATGCTACTCTTTCTCGTCCTGCTGGAGATAATAAAATGA